From one Leishmania infantum JPCM5 genome chromosome 29 genomic stretch:
- a CDS encoding putative RNA binding protein, giving the protein MATYKREDLRRVSFTNLDEHCDEGIMYELCLQFGRIQNISWPTEVNINGMPQRASRCYVDFENAEDAKYCFEALYRARVKLFNKELRVFHASNEVAQGGAAGTQRSGAAVIGLHEVGAKVVVRNVDYRVTEFDVTRFFESFGQFAAPPRMLRDSVGNFRGVVILSYKTFEASDRVIRDMDQKVFRDRVISVHYAQMEDGSGRLHGTKEERANAALIREEERRYREMVAKEMAEVRQERQQSRVQDASWAEKVNVYSRPRR; this is encoded by the coding sequence ATGGCCACGTACAAACGCGAGGATCTGCGGCGTGTAAGCTTTACCAACCTAGACGAGCACTGTGATGAGGGCATCATGTACGAGCTGTGTCTGCAGTTCGGGCGCATCCAGAATATTAGCTGGCCGACCGAGGTGAACATTAACGggatgccgcagcgcgccTCGCGCTGCTACGTCGACTTCGAGAACGCCGAGGACGCCAAGTACTGCTTCGAGGCTCTCTACCGAGCGCGCGTGAAGCTGTTCAATAAGGAGCTGCGCGTCTTTCACGCCAGTAACGAGGTGGCGCAGGGTGGTGCAGCGGGCACACAGAGGAgcggggcggcggtgatTGGCTTGCACGAGGTGGGTGCCAAGGTGGTGGTACGCAACGTCGATTACCGCGTCACGGAGTTCGACGTGACGCGGTTCTTCGAAAGCTTCGGCCAGTTCGCTGCCCCGCCCCGCATGCTGCGCGACTCCGTCGGCAACTTTCGCGGCGTTGTCATTCTTTCGTACAAGACGTTTGAAGCAAGCGACCGCGTCATTCGAGACATGGACCAGAAGGTGTTCCGTGATCGCGTCATTTCTGTGCACTACGCACAGAtggaggacggcagcgggcgGCTGCACGGCAcgaaggaggagcgcgcgaaCGCCGCCCTCAttcgcgaggaggagaggcgctACCGTGAGATGGTGGCGAAGGAGATGGCGGAGGTGCgacaggagcggcagcaaaGCCGTGTGCAGGACGCGTCATGGGCGGAGAAGGTGAATGTGTACAGCCGCCCGCGTCGCTGA
- a CDS encoding protein kinase-like protein, which translates to MGDSQHSSVHSRYGGGQSSIDVSSLMTVNVAGLRNSGVLSPLVWQTPRPTSSASLTMLGLNRRDVLSTSSLAPWSMTPKAGHQRQQGRGLEHGSVPTPTQSSSSSSQANDAATTAGSPFFAGAASLVASAEWAALITKLGDFYDFVVRLPGFHTDDRTAFSAMSSRGVDGDAEHKSYHSSELPRSPEPPGTLPPSLQQSRDPQRREVLFPDPAEAARQRKTVRSPKSCDASVTHEIVSASAVSVSSEASRRRNNNAGSLERNGKDEESEEDRPSTAPAAGPRRLNSTSRCLSQAPDAEAPPGVTTAFDRYLEQARHMILCADSSEVDRAVALDGLLMRCRELFDLLRDMYTLAHVPGATADRSHLSMVKVLPYDEVSTPSSTSVSSTSSIPPGPALRTQESNSDTKGVPLSSTTQPWNSQLPPLSWRPLTAATAARSKDAFERGRRTSVSSCSSSVACIEVLNNYYVMQLIGVGATGRVYLAVDRHTCKAFAMKTVPRHSRRAVGRRFPLAPMSASDSEALQLEGSMLRAVHIDGAAAHAAGSSTTTNAPLALVRPFSMSVASVRPATRREGTRDSMDVSLCEAALDSLIHVAATSHPSDAAIPFVESVTASSSAMTPGSGDVEAPNTSKKPPPQTSSSKHLNGSSLQICAGGAGLHTTVSRSTNAGESVGGDSVVKSVKSAHSSELPAVEREIRVMRRVCNHPHVAQLKEVIDDDKEDSVHLVMTYAENGPLTVMHGFDAALGCAPCDVVRPFSRCARLLHQLAEALIYVHRQRIVHNDVKPDNILLTEADNILLTDFGESVLISKKLPQMPAAHMSIGAAGGEGLNASVLVPHNRWKSSRGANDSWATLSTADRSPCSSSPAGHTANTSQMMAETSFLPDSSMFLAAGVDVEGRLKGNRSAIGTPAFAAPELIMSSTCSYDSDAWSFGVVLYSVIFGRLPFAAATISETFSEILNSALSFPALEEVPERVGMTETDYHQWVELCTKLLVREPRQRLPLSAVLRHPLFRTPAAVGAKPSTSATGGVEMPRGRRPPSRIHSDLSSAPTLWWPNHSSQASRPVSDKEGSPLMSRAARAAMPPLMSREGAASVSAAANRRCSTEGSKSPLTRGGAVREAVLDRHRLQTMAGSSQASSIFASSGTSMASLSPPAASAGFGRRSKPTVAEAAAPQMWPEIRPLQAARLQCQCAWPNSSPAGRHSFSGASSVHTASFTATGHMGRPREHTLVYKQGFASQSASAIQSPINRSFFSTSTPFKESPPDRVVTPGIQLTSCTDFTSPLPCLLTRAGSSTPDLGTEDHEEDQQDESGKEESRSSNVAGAVIALAAVAAPAPPASPPATSSAGRPRSVAAARGAREDTAAVGPCVQRRCSEEEPCEGDGSSGAGCNFSYWGSSNDVADSGDSEDERRKQEINDKASQLPKPPLRPPSGRSAHSSSAVRPLASLQEVVAQHVKPKGRGEHLKSVAGVPYGDSTIAPGSPDNLSATRELVQKARETESPVQQRASKSSPLSNNLVVNSTACGGSSSPCPSPLKSTSEIPPAQAKKSRFWCHR; encoded by the coding sequence ATGGGCGACTCGCAGCACTCCTCCGTGCACAGTCGGTACGGCGGTGGGCAGTCCAGCATCGATGTGAGCTCTCTCATGACCGTCAACGTTGCAGGGCTCCGCAACTCCGGCGTTCTCTCACCGCTGGTCTGGCAAACTCCCCGGCCGACCTCATCTGCGTCGCTTACCATGCTTGGCTTGAACCGCCGCGACGTTCTGTCCACATCCTCGCTAGCCCCATGGAGCATGACACCGAAAGCAGGTCACCAACGGCAGCAGGGGCGAGGCCTTGAGCACGGCAGTGTGCCGACCCCAACGCAGTCGTCCTCATCTAGCTCACAAGCCAACGACGCAGCCACAACCGCGGGCTCGCCCTTCTttgccggtgccgccagcCTGGTAGCTTCGGCTGAGTGGGCGGCCCTTATTACAAAACTGGGCGACTTTTACGATTTTGTAGTGCGGCTGCCGGGCTTCCACACGGACGATCGCACCGCGTTTTCTGCAATGAGCTCGCGAGGagtcgacggcgacgcagagCATAAAAGCTACCACTCTTCTGAGCTACCGCGATCGCCGGAGCCGCCGGGGACCCTACCGCCGTCACTGCAACAGTCGAGGGATCCACAGAGGCGGGAGGTTCTCTTCCCCGACCCTGCTgaggcagcgcggcaacgCAAGACAGTGCGCTCTCCAAAGTCGTGTGACGCCTCGGTGACTCACGAAATAgtcagcgccagcgctgtGAGTGTTTCGTCCGAGGCGTCTCGTAGGCGCAACAACAATGCAGGCAGTCTGGAGAGGAACGGCAAGGatgaggagagcgaggaggatcgcccgtcgacggcgccggctgccGGGCCACGGCGGCTGAACAGCACCTCTCGCTGCCTCAGCCAGGCGCCTGACGCGGAGGCACCGCCAGGCGTGACCACCGCCTTCGACCGGTACCTGGAGCAGGCTCGTCACATGATTCTCTGCGCCGACAGTAGTGAAGTTGACCGCGCCGTGGCGCTTGACgggctgctgatgcgctgCCGTGAGCTCTTCGACCTGCTGAGGGACATGTACACCCTGGCGCATGTGCCAGGCGCGACGGCTGACCGCAGCCATCTTTCAATGGTGAAGGTTCTACCGTACGACGAAGTCTCCACCCCCTCGTCGACGTCCGTATCGTCCACATCGAGCATCCCTCCCGGCCCCGCATTGAGGACCCAAGAAAGCAACAGCGACACCAAAGGCGTGCCATTGTCATCCACGACGCAGCCGTGGAACTCGCAACTGCCGCCTCTCAGCTGGAGGCCGCTGACTGCCGCTACTGCAGCACGCTCAAAGGACGCCTTCGAGCGGGGCCGACGCACCAGtgtgagcagctgcagcagcagtgtaGCGTGCATCGAGGTGCTGAACAACTACTACGTGATGCAGCTGATCGGAGTCGGGGCGACGGGACGCGTGTACCTGGCAGTAGACAGGCATACCTGTAAAGCATTTGCCATGAAAACTGTGCCGCGGCACAGCCGCAGGGCCGTCGGCCGCCGCTTTCCGCTGGCGCCGATGAGCGCGTCAGACAGTGAGGCGCTGCAGTTGGAGGGCTCTATGCTGAGGGCCGTGCacatcgacggcgccgctgcgcacgcggccgGCAGTAGCACCACCACTAACGCCCCTCTTGCTCTTGTGCGGCCCTTCTCGATGAGCGTTGCCTCAGTGCGTCCAGCTACGCGGCGAGAAGGCACGCGTGACAGCATGGATGTGAGCCTCTGCGAGGCCGCGCTCGATTCCCTCATTCATGTGGCCGCGACGAGCCACCCAAGTGACGCTGCAATCCCGTTCGTGGAGAGCGTGAccgcgtcctcctcggctaTGACGcctggcagcggcgacgtcgaggcCCCAAACACATCGAAGAAACCACCACCGCAGACAAGCTCCAGCAAGCACCTGAACGGCAGCAGCTTACAAATCTgtgcaggcggtgccggGCTGCACACGACGGTGTCGAGGTCAACGAACGCGGGCGAaagcgtcggcggcgacagcgtcgtCAAGTCTGTCAAGTCAGCGCATTCGAGTGAGCTGCCTGCGGTGGAGCGGGAGATTCGCGTTATGCGGCGCGTGTGCAATCACCcgcacgtggcgcagctgaaggaggtgATCGACGACGACAAGGAGGATTCGGTGCACCTCGTCATGACGTACGCCGAAAACGGCCCGCTCACCGTGATGCACGGGTTCGACGCTGCTCTCGGCTGTGCACCGTGCGACGTTGTACGGCCATTCTCGCGGTGCGCTcgtctgctgcaccagctcgCAGAGGCCCTCATCTACGTGCACCGTCAGCGCATTGTGCACAACGACGTGAAGCCGGACAACATTCTTCTCACGGAGGCCGACAACATCCTTCTCACAGACTTCGGTGAGAGCGTGCTGATTTCCAAGAAGCTGCCAcagatgccggcggcgcacatgTCCATCGGTGCAgctgggggggaggggctcaACGCAAGTGTCTTGGTGCCGCATAACCGCTGGAAGTCGTCTCGCGGTGCCAATGACAGCTGGGCAACCTTGAGCACGGCGGATCGCTCGCCTTGTAGCTCTAGCCCGGCGGGGCACACCGCGAACACATCGCAGATGATGGCAGAGACGTCTTTCCTGCCGGACTCGTCCATGTTCttggccgccggcgtcgatgTGGAGGGGCGGCTCAAAGGGAATCGGTCAGCCATCGGCACCCCCGCCTTTGCGGCACCAGAGCTTATCatgagcagcacctgcagctaCGATTCGGACGCGTGGTCTTTCGGAGTGGTGCTCTACTCTGTCATCTTCGGCCGCCTGCCGtttgcggcggcgacgatcAGTGAAACGTTCAGCGAGATCCTGAATTCGGCGCTGTCGTTTCCGGCCTTGGAGGAGGTGCCCGAGCGGGTCGGGATGACGGAGACGGACTACCACCAGTGGGTGGAGCTCTGCACAAAGCTGCTGGTGCGagagccgcggcagcgattGCCGCTttcagcggtgctgcgccacccgcTGTTCCGCACACCCGCGGCCGTGGGTGCGAAGCCGTCCACGTCGGCCACAGGGGGCGTGGAGATGCCGCGTGGTCGACGCCCACCGAGCAGAATTCATAGCGACTTGTCTTCGGCGCCCACCCTATGGTGGCCGAACCACAGTAGCCAGGCTTCGCGGCCAGTGTCCGACAAAGAAGGTTCACCGTTGATGTcgcgggcggcgcgcgccgccatgcCTCCGTTGATGTCGCGCGAAGGTGCTGCTTCTgtgagcgctgctgcaaatCGCCGATGCAGCACGGAGGGTTCTAAATCGCCGTTGACGAGAGGTGGCGCGGTGCGCGAGGCCGTGCTTGACCGCCATCGGCTGCAGACCATGGCAGGTAGTAGCCAggcctcctccatcttcgCGAGCTCTGGCACTTCGATGGCTTCGCTGAGCCCCCcggctgccagcgccggctTTGGGCGCCGTTCTAAGCCAACTGTCGCGgaagctgcggcgccgcagatgTGGCCGGAGATACGACCACTTCAAGCGGCCCGCCTCCAATGCCAGTGCGCCTGGCCGAACTCCTCGCCGGCGGGGCGACACTCCTTCTCCGGCGCTTCAAGTGTTCACACAGCCTCCTTCACGGCTACTGGCCATATGGGCAGGCCGCGGGAGCACACGCTCGTGTACAAGCAGGGCTTCGCCAGCCAGAGCGCCAGCGCTATCCAAAGCCCAATCAACCGGTCTTTCTTCTCGACATCGACCCCATTCAAGGAGTCACCGCCAGATCGCGTCGTGACGCCGGGGATTCAGTTGACAAGCTGCACCGACTTCACCTCCCCACTGCCCTGTCTCCTCacgcgcgccggcagcagcactcccGACCTTGGCACGGAGGACCATGAGGAGGATCAACAGGATGAGAGCGGCAAAGAGGAGTCACGCAGCTCCAATGTTGCTGGCGCCGTCATTGCTCTGGCGGCCGttgccgcgccagcgcctcctgcctCACCACCGGCGACGTCCTCAGCCGGGCGGCCGCGCTccgtcgcagcggcgagggGGGCTCGTGAGGACACTGCGGCGGTGGGACCATGtgtgcagcgccggtgcagcgaggaggagccaTGCGAGGGGgacggcagcagtggtgctggCTGTAACTTCTCGTACTGGGGCTCTTCGAACGACGTGGcagacagcggcgacagcgaggatGAGAGGCGGAAGCAGGAGATCAACGATAAAGCGTCGCAGCTGCCAAAGCCGCCCCTGCGGCCGCCCAGTGGGCGCTCGGCCCACTCTTCGAGTGCGGTGAGGCCGCTGGCCTCTCTGCAGGAAGTAGTCGCCCAACACGTGAAACCCAAGGGCAGAGGTGAGCACCTAAAATCTGTGGCTGGCGTCCCTTACGGCGACTCGACGATCGCTCCCGGAAGCCCCGATAACCTCTCCGCGACAAGAGAGTTGgtgcagaaggcgcgcgaGACGGAGTCGCCGGTGCAGCAACGGGCCTCGaagtcgtcgccgctgtcgaaCAATCTGGTGGTGAACAGCACCGCCTGTGGTGGCTCCTCGTCTCCGTGCCCATCACCGTTGAAGTCGACATCTGAGATACCCCCTGCACAGGCGAAAAAGTCGCGGTTCTGGTGTCATCGTTAA